The Elgaria multicarinata webbii isolate HBS135686 ecotype San Diego chromosome 15, rElgMul1.1.pri, whole genome shotgun sequence sequence ATTGCAGTCATGCTCTAGTCATGGGAAGAAAACTAGTTCATTCATAAGATCAAGCAAAAGGTACATTCACAAGCAGAAAGAGTTATAAAGACACGGAAAAAGTTATAAAgacaagggggggatctacactactgcttttaaagtgctttaaagcactttgaaaacgttttgaaacctgtatatgcagtgtgtcctgggccccaacagttgtcaaaactgttataaagctctttaaagcgctttaaagcagtagtgtagatccccccacggaaagaggaaggaaaggaaaaggaattaagatgatgatgatgattaaaaaaaatatttcttacccatctctattttgatcgaggcagggaacaacagttaaatataaaatacataaaactgcatTGAAACATcatacacattgttaaaacatcctaaaagaaagaaaaagacgaaagaaagaataaaaagagaaaggaaaggaagacaaaaaagaaaggaatgaagagaaaaagagagaaaagggggtgggggagagagaaaccgagagaaaagaagggggagggaaggagagagagaggcacagtcgccccctccccctccgagCTCTCCGGCATGCcacggggtgggggaggctgcggCTGCCTTTGTCCCTGCCAAGCCGGGCAGGAGACAGATGGAGAAGAAAGGGTGAGGctcggggggggggatgtgctgGACGGGGCAGCcctgcaggggggaggaggagggacggAAGGGCTGCGCGtgccttggagggagggagggaagggagagagggaggggcgggAAGGCCCCAGGGGGTCGACTCCGCCGGGGCTGCTGGACGGCGCAGAGCGCGCGCGGCGGCCCGAGGGAGCGAGAGGCGCGCGCGGCCGTGCTTGGCGCCCCGGCAGCCCCGCGGAGCCCATGAACTGCAGCGAGAGCCGGCGGCTCCAGCGCCTGCTGAGCCGGCTGTGGCAGGAgctgcgcggcggcggcggcggcggggcggtCCCGGTCCCGGTCCCCAACTCCAGCCGCCCCGACGGCGGCGCGCCCTCCCCGGCGTCCCCGTGGGGCGGCGCGGACGACGCCTACCTGTACATCCTGCTGATCATGATCTTCTACGGCTGCTTGGCCGGGGGCCTGATCCTGGCCTACACGCGCTCCAGGAAGCTGGAGTCCAAGCACGACCCCTACCACCTCTACATCGAGCGCGACTGgacggcggcgggggcggcgggggcggcggcccGGGAGCCCAGCCTGGACGAGGCGAGGAGCAGCGGAGACAGCGAGGAGCATCCCTGAGGACCGCGCGGAGGGGGCGCGCCGGAGCTCGGAGGCGCGCCGCGCCCTGCGCGCCATCCTGGGCCTCGCCTCGCCGCGCTCTCGGCAAAAAGGCGCCGCGCCCCATCGGCTTCTGAGCCCAGCCCGGGCAGATTTCTCCGAGACGCGTGTCGCTTATCGGGAGCCAAAGGAATCGCCccgtgtgccccccccccaagtttcgGGGTTCAGCCACAGCTCTGGATGTTGGGGTCGGAGTGGGAAGAAAGGGAgcaggatttttgttttatttttgaaatgcGCGGTCCGCATTGGAATCGACTTAAGctggggggtggagaggagagagagagagagagagagaagttctgTAGATTTGTTTAAGCTGAGCCGGGCTGTGGGTTCGAATCCGACTCTcatttcggggtgtgtgtgtgtgtgtgggggg is a genomic window containing:
- the KCNE5 gene encoding potassium voltage-gated channel subfamily E regulatory beta subunit 5, giving the protein MNCSESRRLQRLLSRLWQELRGGGGGGAVPVPVPNSSRPDGGAPSPASPWGGADDAYLYILLIMIFYGCLAGGLILAYTRSRKLESKHDPYHLYIERDWTAAGAAGAAAREPSLDEARSSGDSEEHP